One window from the genome of Oceanispirochaeta sp. M1 encodes:
- a CDS encoding carbohydrate ABC transporter permease, translating into MNLRDRKALVTYLGMIAPGVLIYLFIVAYPIFNSVWLSLTDYNPNRGGEWNFLGLYHYKAMLADPNFWHSFKNNMIVVAVSVFGQIPVAFVLAYILYRNKVKGGLFFQSMVFLPQFLSTIVIGILWKRLFSADGPASRLIQIVTGDSTAQFDLMLRADTVMYPIGFALIWMYTGFYMIIFLANLQKMNKSMIEAAKIDGATEPQIFGRVILPLLTGTILVSTILAIAGSLRGFDLIFAMTTQGLQRNNAMVLPIFMYQTAFQDYRNEMRFAYGSAISNAIVVISVGLILVSNWIGKRFDTDEDVVG; encoded by the coding sequence TTGAATTTACGTGATCGAAAAGCACTTGTGACGTATCTGGGAATGATAGCGCCGGGCGTTTTGATTTATCTGTTCATCGTTGCCTACCCCATTTTCAACTCAGTCTGGCTCAGCCTGACTGACTACAATCCCAACAGGGGAGGAGAATGGAACTTCCTTGGACTGTATCATTACAAAGCCATGCTTGCGGACCCGAACTTCTGGCATTCATTCAAAAACAATATGATAGTTGTTGCCGTATCCGTATTCGGACAGATACCAGTAGCCTTTGTGCTGGCCTATATACTATATAGAAACAAAGTTAAGGGCGGACTCTTTTTTCAGTCCATGGTTTTCCTGCCCCAGTTTCTTTCTACCATTGTTATCGGGATTCTATGGAAAAGACTGTTTTCCGCAGACGGACCCGCTTCAAGACTGATCCAGATCGTCACAGGCGATTCTACGGCTCAGTTTGATTTAATGCTGAGAGCAGATACGGTTATGTATCCCATAGGCTTTGCCCTTATCTGGATGTATACCGGATTTTATATGATTATTTTCCTGGCCAACCTGCAGAAAATGAATAAGAGCATGATTGAAGCTGCTAAAATTGACGGTGCAACAGAGCCTCAAATCTTCGGCAGAGTTATTCTGCCCCTACTCACAGGTACCATTCTGGTATCAACAATTCTGGCAATTGCGGGATCACTCAGAGGTTTCGACCTTATATTCGCCATGACAACTCAGGGTCTTCAGCGTAATAATGCAATGGTACTGCCGATTTTCATGTATCAGACAGCCTTCCAGGACTACCGTAATGAAATGCGTTTTGCCTACGGTTCGGCAATCTCCAATGCAATTGTCGTAATCTCAGTTGGCCTGATCCTCGTGAGTAACTGGATTGGAAAACGTTTTGACACGGATGAGGATGTTGTAGGATGA
- a CDS encoding carbohydrate ABC transporter permease encodes MTNEIIRRKTPGAFIGTILSYSIFILWALITVVPLGWMFYSSFKSNEELTRDIYALPHDLFDNYEDEYIVVAPALNIVPDYDTKKDTRERLMIESTSISPTRRLMMHFLVKEDLPTEIASRKPGDFVIVNELPKKMQKMIHHKTVWFNYRSAIQRAGLGGKFINSIIYAGVSTFLIVIFGCMIAFAISKMQFKVLSRIITALIGLGYLLSVNSVIIPLFLLLSKVGLTDTHLGIIMVYVAFGMPLSVLLGTQFMRGLPNSLVESAYIDGASAFRTFWSIIIPMTVPVIITISIISALGIWNEFLLVLVLSSSDFTKSLPVGVYSFTSLTSQQLGWQLAALVIATIPVMIVYFTFNKQITKGVVAGAVKG; translated from the coding sequence ATGACAAACGAAATAATAAGAAGAAAGACTCCCGGAGCCTTTATCGGAACAATATTATCCTACTCAATTTTCATCTTATGGGCACTGATTACAGTTGTACCTCTGGGATGGATGTTTTACTCCTCATTTAAATCCAATGAAGAGCTCACAAGGGATATTTATGCTCTCCCTCACGACCTTTTCGACAACTATGAAGATGAATACATAGTTGTTGCTCCCGCTCTGAATATAGTCCCCGACTATGACACTAAGAAAGATACAAGAGAGCGTCTGATGATTGAATCAACATCCATCAGCCCTACCAGACGTCTTATGATGCACTTTCTTGTAAAAGAAGATCTGCCAACTGAAATTGCCAGCCGGAAACCGGGTGATTTTGTTATTGTAAATGAACTTCCGAAAAAGATGCAGAAGATGATCCACCATAAAACTGTATGGTTTAACTACAGATCCGCCATTCAAAGGGCCGGCCTGGGCGGTAAGTTCATAAACAGTATAATTTATGCCGGTGTATCAACCTTCCTGATAGTTATTTTCGGCTGTATGATTGCCTTTGCAATCAGTAAGATGCAGTTTAAGGTACTCTCCAGAATTATCACGGCTCTTATCGGACTGGGGTACCTTTTAAGCGTCAACTCGGTAATTATCCCTTTGTTTCTGCTCCTGTCTAAAGTAGGACTGACAGATACACATCTGGGAATTATCATGGTTTATGTAGCATTCGGTATGCCCCTTTCAGTACTCCTGGGTACTCAGTTTATGCGGGGACTGCCTAATTCACTGGTTGAATCCGCCTATATTGACGGTGCTTCTGCGTTTAGAACATTCTGGAGCATTATTATTCCCATGACTGTGCCTGTAATTATTACCATCAGTATTATCTCTGCTCTGGGAATCTGGAATGAGTTTCTCCTTGTTCTGGTACTGTCCAGCTCTGACTTTACCAAATCTCTGCCTGTAGGAGTCTACTCCTTTACAAGCCTTACCAGTCAGCAGCTGGGCTGGCAGCTTGCAGCCCTGGTAATCGCAACGATTCCTGTTATGATTGTTTATTTCACTTTTAATAAACAGATAACCAAGGGAGTTGTTGCAGGTGCTGTTAAGGGATAA
- a CDS encoding glycoside hydrolase family 2 protein, with protein sequence MNKINLAGTWSLKSTDHKVSTQIELPGDIYTALINAEIIPHPYKDQNELETQWVHQLDWIMEKTIEISEIPSGSLQYFHGEVLDTAARIEVNGIEIGSSDNMFVPAWFDTADALKTGKNSFKIYIDSAEKTAVKRAELHPYIIPAQPAPVESPARNFLRKVQCHSGWDWGPCIMTGGVYQSIELDFTDIRLEGLNYDLEKRGDDWELTVKGTVYAGSDMEALLQISVADAVLEEAVPLNEGIYSLEKTLLVKSPELWWPNGEGEQRLYDLNINLGDRKEKLIVGFRTLEVVNDEDAIGLSMYFRVNGRDIFAKGANWIPTDALPSSQDEDKTTYLLESAAAVHMNMIRVWGGGQYETEHFYNKCDELGLLIWQDFMFACSLYPSNPEFLNSVENEVKAQIPRLKSHPCMALFCGNNEDLGALTWYEEARKNRDRYLVDYDRLNEGVIGKAVKELAPGHSWWPSSPSAGEGDYSDCWHDDSRGDMHYWSVWHEGKPFESYYDILPRFCSEFGFQSFPTYNMVSEYADEDMQNVTSPVMMHHQKNLKGNEIIISTLSRYFRFPHGFKDFIYLSQVQQSWAIQTAVEYWRSNRPTCMGALYWQLNDNWPVASWASIDYSGAWKLLHYGAARFFNPLLIAGWMKDGNITAAAVNDRAEDIKAKARLIFRNFSGEILRTVEKELDLKAGSAQQFYTEELEDEKSRQNSYLELVLETEKETLKNTLFLHVPRMCSLEEADVQMKVNSIENGESKYTIELKTDKPAFFIHLRGQKGDVFSDNGFHMGPGEIKVIDFSPADEKVIDPELTHLRKSY encoded by the coding sequence ATGAATAAGATAAATCTTGCGGGGACCTGGAGCCTCAAATCAACTGACCACAAAGTCAGTACTCAGATAGAACTTCCCGGCGATATCTACACGGCCCTCATTAATGCTGAAATTATCCCCCATCCATATAAAGACCAAAACGAACTTGAAACCCAATGGGTTCACCAGCTTGACTGGATTATGGAAAAAACAATAGAAATCTCTGAAATTCCCTCGGGGAGTCTTCAATATTTCCATGGGGAAGTTCTTGATACGGCAGCCCGGATTGAGGTCAATGGAATTGAAATAGGCAGCAGTGACAATATGTTTGTTCCCGCCTGGTTTGATACTGCAGATGCCTTGAAGACAGGAAAAAACAGTTTCAAAATTTATATAGATTCTGCCGAGAAAACGGCCGTTAAAAGGGCGGAACTCCACCCCTACATAATACCGGCACAACCCGCACCCGTAGAATCACCTGCACGAAACTTTCTGAGAAAGGTTCAGTGTCACAGCGGATGGGACTGGGGTCCCTGCATTATGACAGGGGGTGTTTATCAGAGCATCGAACTGGATTTTACGGATATCCGTCTTGAAGGACTCAATTATGACCTTGAGAAGAGAGGTGATGACTGGGAGCTGACCGTAAAAGGAACTGTTTATGCCGGATCAGATATGGAAGCACTCCTTCAGATATCTGTGGCCGATGCGGTTCTGGAAGAGGCTGTGCCATTGAATGAAGGGATCTACTCTCTTGAAAAAACACTTCTTGTAAAATCACCTGAGCTCTGGTGGCCCAACGGAGAGGGAGAGCAGAGACTATACGATCTGAATATCAACCTGGGAGATAGAAAAGAAAAACTCATCGTTGGATTCAGAACCCTCGAAGTGGTGAATGATGAAGATGCAATCGGGCTTTCCATGTACTTCAGGGTCAACGGACGGGATATTTTTGCCAAGGGTGCCAACTGGATTCCCACGGATGCCCTTCCCTCATCCCAGGATGAAGATAAAACTACCTACCTCCTTGAATCTGCGGCTGCAGTCCATATGAACATGATCCGTGTATGGGGGGGAGGTCAGTATGAAACTGAACATTTCTACAATAAATGTGATGAACTTGGACTCCTGATCTGGCAGGATTTTATGTTTGCCTGTTCCCTCTATCCAAGCAATCCTGAATTCCTGAATTCAGTAGAGAATGAGGTAAAAGCACAGATTCCAAGACTTAAAAGTCATCCCTGTATGGCACTTTTCTGTGGAAACAATGAAGATCTGGGAGCCTTGACCTGGTATGAAGAGGCCAGGAAGAACAGGGACCGTTATCTGGTGGATTACGACCGTCTGAACGAAGGAGTTATCGGGAAAGCCGTAAAAGAACTGGCACCCGGACACAGCTGGTGGCCAAGCTCACCATCAGCCGGAGAGGGTGACTACTCAGACTGCTGGCATGACGACAGCCGTGGAGATATGCATTACTGGTCTGTATGGCATGAGGGCAAACCCTTTGAAAGCTACTACGACATCCTACCCCGCTTCTGCAGCGAGTTCGGATTTCAGTCCTTCCCCACATACAATATGGTCAGTGAATATGCGGATGAAGATATGCAGAACGTCACAAGCCCCGTGATGATGCATCATCAGAAGAATCTAAAGGGGAATGAAATTATCATATCCACCCTGAGCCGATATTTCCGATTTCCCCATGGGTTCAAGGACTTTATCTACCTCAGTCAGGTACAGCAGTCCTGGGCCATTCAGACTGCGGTGGAATACTGGAGAAGTAACCGTCCCACCTGTATGGGAGCACTTTACTGGCAGCTCAATGACAACTGGCCTGTGGCCTCCTGGGCATCAATTGACTATTCAGGAGCCTGGAAACTTCTACACTACGGAGCAGCCCGCTTCTTCAATCCCCTCCTGATTGCCGGGTGGATGAAGGATGGAAATATCACAGCTGCTGCCGTAAACGACAGAGCCGAAGATATAAAAGCAAAGGCCAGACTGATATTCAGAAATTTCAGCGGGGAGATCCTGCGGACTGTTGAAAAAGAGCTCGACCTTAAGGCCGGATCTGCACAGCAGTTTTATACTGAAGAACTTGAAGATGAGAAGAGCAGACAGAACTCCTATCTGGAACTTGTTCTGGAAACGGAAAAAGAGACCCTTAAGAATACCCTCTTCCTCCACGTTCCCAGAATGTGCAGCCTTGAAGAGGCTGATGTTCAGATGAAGGTCAACAGCATTGAGAACGGTGAAAGTAAATACACAATAGAACTGAAAACCGATAAACCAGCCTTTTTTATCCACTTAAGAGGTCAGAAAGGTGATGTATTCTCTGATAACGGTTTCCATATGGGTCCGGGAGAGATAAAAGTGATCGACTTCAGCCCTGCAGATGAAAAAGTCATTGACCCTGAACTGACCCACCTGAGGAAAAGTTACTGA
- a CDS encoding chemotaxis protein CheX produces MPDNTQIKSKVLTFDTDITVLPKLRAIFDANNLTGMRSVGDPAIASIILEKNIHLGALFVNNQGDWLNLSRELKKLRPELPLFLRVEEKKDEKKLSFDDALLFDGVFHISEEERIVKYLKTHIFIRDYPVEMIRHIQEFSLNAFKYMIPEASVHCPAPLVIRDKVIYGEITSLIPITTNWCRGYLMLQTNMKELHSLLKRTQNPAFNGTIEEVIPPVIAELTNLMWGGFKTVFLKEGFLEETGPDIQVPILINHQKKNISFGGDIPQLCFGYIFKDPLGLNNQTKIVQKFIFNLNWNPDLVKEYDFKSLVEQGSIELF; encoded by the coding sequence ATGCCAGACAATACTCAGATTAAAAGCAAGGTCCTTACCTTTGATACAGACATTACGGTGCTCCCGAAACTCCGGGCCATTTTCGATGCGAATAATCTGACAGGAATGCGCAGCGTGGGAGATCCTGCCATAGCGAGTATTATCCTGGAGAAGAATATCCACTTGGGTGCCCTCTTTGTAAATAATCAGGGAGACTGGCTGAATCTGAGCCGGGAACTGAAGAAGCTGCGCCCCGAACTCCCCCTCTTCCTCCGTGTAGAGGAGAAAAAAGATGAAAAAAAACTATCCTTTGACGATGCACTGCTCTTTGATGGTGTTTTTCATATCAGTGAGGAAGAACGGATAGTGAAATATCTTAAGACCCATATTTTCATCAGGGACTATCCGGTTGAAATGATCAGACACATACAGGAATTTTCACTGAATGCCTTCAAATATATGATTCCTGAAGCAAGTGTACACTGCCCGGCACCTCTGGTTATAAGAGACAAGGTTATATATGGTGAAATTACTTCATTGATTCCTATTACAACTAACTGGTGCCGCGGCTATTTGATGCTGCAGACCAATATGAAAGAACTCCACTCTCTATTGAAAAGGACTCAGAATCCCGCGTTCAATGGAACCATTGAAGAGGTTATACCTCCAGTGATTGCTGAACTGACAAACCTTATGTGGGGTGGATTCAAGACTGTATTTTTAAAGGAAGGATTCCTGGAAGAGACAGGTCCGGATATTCAGGTACCCATACTGATCAATCATCAAAAAAAGAATATTTCTTTCGGCGGTGATATTCCCCAGCTCTGTTTTGGATACATATTTAAAGATCCCCTGGGACTGAATAATCAGACAAAGATAGTACAAAAATTTATCTTCAACCTGAACTGGAATCCGGACCTTGTGAAAGAGTACGATTTTAAATCTCTTGTTGAACAGGGCAGTATAGAGCTGTTCTAA
- a CDS encoding HAD family phosphatase, whose translation MSKKSVPAEMSPPEGIKLAFFDLDETITYRDTDLLWALWRSRRSHKGLSDLLRLRKISRLYYSHTLTPDAYREYHLKRARSLKLEDYKKMAESFASHTEARFVYPAVREILKENRERGIRNVLITAQDEIIGGAFKDILGLDGCLASSYIYEEDKITGMKMPLCFQDGKVHWAQDYLDREGISWAECAFYTDSLNDLPLLESCEYPVCVHPGDELSTIAGKRSWPVFRPERP comes from the coding sequence ATGAGTAAAAAAAGCGTTCCTGCAGAAATGAGTCCTCCCGAGGGGATCAAACTGGCATTCTTTGATCTGGATGAGACTATTACATACAGGGATACCGATCTTCTCTGGGCACTCTGGCGTAGCCGGAGGAGTCATAAAGGGCTGTCGGATCTGCTGCGTCTTAGAAAAATCTCCCGTCTCTATTACAGCCATACCCTCACTCCTGATGCTTACCGTGAGTATCATCTGAAAAGGGCCCGTTCACTGAAACTTGAAGACTATAAAAAAATGGCAGAATCCTTTGCCTCACATACAGAGGCCCGTTTTGTCTATCCTGCTGTCCGGGAGATTCTTAAAGAAAACAGGGAAAGGGGTATCAGGAATGTTCTGATCACTGCTCAGGATGAAATAATCGGCGGAGCATTTAAAGATATTCTCGGGCTGGACGGATGTCTGGCCAGTTCCTATATCTATGAAGAAGATAAAATAACAGGGATGAAGATGCCTCTCTGTTTTCAGGATGGAAAGGTACACTGGGCACAGGATTACCTGGACAGGGAGGGTATTTCATGGGCGGAATGTGCTTTTTACACCGACAGCCTGAACGATCTGCCCCTGCTGGAGTCCTGTGAGTATCCCGTATGCGTACATCCGGGAGATGAGCTTTCCACCATAGCGGGCAAACGATCCTGGCCGGTCTTCAGACCGGAAAGGCCTTAG